From the genome of Pseudomonas mohnii:
GGGTGGACATGCAGCATTCCTAAAGCGATGAGCGGTCAATACTTCTGTCGGCTTGTTTTAGCAGGGCGAGCCAGCGGATGCGAATTCAGAAAGCCCGAGGCACAGGTTGCAACGTGCTCCACAATGGCAAGAGCGAGGGGCCGCAACGCTGGATTGGGGCTTGTGATGCCGAAAATGGAGGCTTAAACCCGACGTACGAGCTTGTCAGTATCGATCAAAGTCTGAAGGGTAGCGAAAAGCGACGCTCAGGGGAATGGCGGCAGCGCAGTACTTCGCTTGTACAAGCATCTTGGCGCCAGTACCATTACCGCTCTCTTTTTCCGGCAGGAGCGGTTGCATGATTGCGGGCAGTATGGTGGCACTGGTCACACCCATGGATGCACAGGGTCGTCTCGACTGGGACAGTCTGAGCAAACTGGTGGACTTTCACCTGCAAAACGGCACCCACGCCATCGTGGCGGTCGGCACGACAGGTGAGTCGGCCACTCTTGATGTGAGCGAACACATCGAAGTCATCCGTCGCATAGTGAAGCAGGTCAATGGCCGCATTCCGGTGATCGCCGGTACCGGCGCCAACTCGACCCGTGAAGCCATCGAGCTGACCACCAACGCGAAGACCGCCGGCGCCGATGCCTGCCTGCTGGTCACTCCCTACTACAACAAGCCGACCCAGGAAGGCTTGTACCAGCACTTCAAGACGATCGCCGAAGCCGTCGATATCCCGCAGATCCTCTATAACGTGCCCGGACGTACCGCTTGCGACATGCAGGCTGAAACCGTGATCCGTCTGTCGACCGTCAAGAACATCATCGGCATCAAGGAAGCCACCGGCGACCTCAAGCGTGCCAAAGCCATCATCGACGGTGTCAGCAGCGATTTCCTGGTGCTCTCCGGTGACGATGCCACCGCAGTCGAGCTGATCCTGCTGGGCGGCAAGGGCAATATTTCGGTCACTGCCAACGTTGCACCGCGCGAAATGGCCGACCTGTGCATCGCCGCGCTGAATGGCGAGGCCGACAAGGCGCGCGCCATCCATGAAAAGCTGATGCCGCTCAATAAAACCCTGTTTATCGAATCCAACCCTATCCCTGTGAAATGGGCGCTGCATGAGATGGGCCTGATGCCGGAAGGCATCCGTCTGCCGCTCACCTGGCTCAGCGCCGAATGTCACGAACCGCTGCGGCAGGCCATGCGCCAGTCCGGCGTTCTGGTTTAATTGAGGAAGCATTACGCATGAAGCGATTGGCCGGACTTTCCGCACTTGCCTTGATCATCTCCAGCACCAGTGGCTGTGGATGGGTCTGGGGCCCGGAAGGTTATTTCCGTGACCGTGGTAGCGATTACCTGCAAGCGCAACAGACTGCACCGATGCAACTGCCGCCGGATGTCAGCACCGCCAAGCGTCTGGATCCGCTGTTGCCGATCCCGCGTAACGTAGCGGACGACACCGTCAAGGGCGAATACATCGTGCCTCGGCCGCAACCGTTGTCGGCCATTGCCGATGCCAGCGCCTACTCCCTGCAGAAGAGCGGTGACTCGCACTGGATCCTGGCACAAAATCCGCCGGCCGAAGCCTGGCCAGTGGCCGTGCAGTTCTTCCAGGACAACGGTTTCCGTCTGGACGAGCAGCGCCCGCAGACCGGCGAGTTCACCACGACCTGGCAACACGCTGACGAACTGTCCGCCGCCATGGCCAAGCGCCTGAGCGCAGCCGGTGTCGGCACTGACAGCGAAATCCGTGTCCGTGTGCGTATCGAACCGGGCGTGCAACGTAACACCAGTGAAGTCTACGTGGTCACTGCCGAGCGTCCTGCCGGCAGCACCGCCGATGTCGCCTTCACCAACCGTTCGGTCAATACTGGCCTGGACGCGGCACTGGTCGACGACATGCTCGCGAGCATGAGCCGCATCTCGGAGAAGGGCGGTTCGGTCTCCATGCTGGCCTCCCGTGACTTCGAAACGCCAAGCCGTGTCAGCCTGAGTGTTGATGGCAGCGGCAACCCTGTCCTGAACGTCGGTTCGGACCTGGATCGTGCCTGGGCGAGTGTCGGTCGTGCATTGGAACAGGGCGAATGGCGCGTTGAAGACATTAACCGCAGCCTGGGCCTGTACTACATCAACCTGGCGGAAAAAGCCGAGAAGAAGGATGACAAGCCAGGTTTCTTCAGTGGTCTGTTCGGCAGCAAGCCAGACAAGGAACAGCTTGAAGCCCGTGCCGAGCGTTATCAGGTTCGCCTGAGCAAGGTGGGCGACAGTGTTCAGGTCACCGTCGAGAAAAACATCAATACTGTGGCGCCTGCTGATGTAGCGCGCAAAGTGTTGAGCGTGATTCAGGACAACCTGGGCTGATCACATGCGTTTTGCCGTTCTCGGCAGCGGTAGCCAGGGGAACGGCACGCTGATAGCCAGTGCTGACACGTACGTGCTGGTGGATTGTGGTTTCTCCCTGCGGGAAACCGAAAAACGCCTGCTGCGCCTGGGTGTGAACCCTGCGCAGCTGAGCGCGATACTCGTGACCCACGAACATGCCGACCACGTGCATGGCGTGGGTTTGCTGTCTCGGCGCTACAATCTGCCTGTCTACCTCAGTCGCGGGACCTTGCGCGGGATGCGCAAACCGATTGAACCCGCGGGCTTCCTGGCGGATGGAGAACAACTGCAAGTCGGCGACTTGAGCATCGGTGTCATTGCCGTGGCCCATGATGCGCAGGAACCGACGCAATACGTGTTCAGCGACGGTCAGCGACGCTTTGGCCTGTTGACCGACCTGGGCTCGTACTGCAACAAGGTGCTGGACGGCTATCGGGATCTCGATGCATTGATGATCGAGGCCAACCACTGCCGTGACATGCTGGCTCGCGGTCACTATCCGTACTTTCTTAAGCAGCGGGTTGGCGGCGAACTGGGACATTTGAACAACCATCAGGCGGCATTTCTGGTGGCCGAGTTGGGCTGGAAAGACCTGCAACACCTGGTCCTGGCCCACCTGAGCAGCAAGAACAACTTGCCGCAGCTGGCCCGGCAATGTTTTGTCGACACCCTTGGGTGCGACCCGGACTGGCTGCAACTGGCCGATCAAGATTCAGGGCTCGACTGGCGACACATCGCCTAGCCCATCTACTTACCAAGCGGAGCCCATCATGGAAAAACGTGAAGAACTCTACCGCGGCAAAGCCAAGTCGGTTTACAAGACCGACGACGCTAACCGTTTGATCCTGCTGTTTCGCAACGACACTTCGGCGTTCGACGGCAAGCGCATCGAACAGCTCGACCGCAAAGGCATGGTGAACAACAAGTTCAACGCCTTCATCATGCAGAAACTCGAAGCAGCCGGCGTGCCGACCCAGTTCGACAAACTGCTGAGCGACAACGAGTGCCTGGTCAAGAAGCTGGACATGATCCCGGTCGAGTGCGTCGTGCGTAACTACGCCGCTGGCAGCCTGGTCAAGCGTCTGGGCGTGGAAGAGGGCATGAAGCTCAACCCTTACACCTTCGAACTGTTCCTGAAGGACGACGCCAAGGGCGACCCGTTCATCAACGAATCCCACGTCGTGGCGTTCGGTTGGGGGACGGCTGAGCAACTGGTTCGGATGAAAGAACTGTCGCTCAAGGTCAACGAAGTGCTGAGCAAGTTGTTCGACGACGCAGGCCTGCTGCTGGTCGACTTCAAACTCGAATTTGGCGTGTTCCACGACGGCACCATCGTCCTGGGCGACGAATTCAGCCCGGACGGCTGCCGTCTGTGGGACAAGGCGACCGGCAAGAAAATGGACAA
Proteins encoded in this window:
- the purC gene encoding phosphoribosylaminoimidazolesuccinocarboxamide synthase; protein product: MEKREELYRGKAKSVYKTDDANRLILLFRNDTSAFDGKRIEQLDRKGMVNNKFNAFIMQKLEAAGVPTQFDKLLSDNECLVKKLDMIPVECVVRNYAAGSLVKRLGVEEGMKLNPYTFELFLKDDAKGDPFINESHVVAFGWGTAEQLVRMKELSLKVNEVLSKLFDDAGLLLVDFKLEFGVFHDGTIVLGDEFSPDGCRLWDKATGKKMDKDRFRQGLGDVIEAYEEVANRLGVPL
- the bamC gene encoding outer membrane protein assembly factor BamC produces the protein MKRLAGLSALALIISSTSGCGWVWGPEGYFRDRGSDYLQAQQTAPMQLPPDVSTAKRLDPLLPIPRNVADDTVKGEYIVPRPQPLSAIADASAYSLQKSGDSHWILAQNPPAEAWPVAVQFFQDNGFRLDEQRPQTGEFTTTWQHADELSAAMAKRLSAAGVGTDSEIRVRVRIEPGVQRNTSEVYVVTAERPAGSTADVAFTNRSVNTGLDAALVDDMLASMSRISEKGGSVSMLASRDFETPSRVSLSVDGSGNPVLNVGSDLDRAWASVGRALEQGEWRVEDINRSLGLYYINLAEKAEKKDDKPGFFSGLFGSKPDKEQLEARAERYQVRLSKVGDSVQVTVEKNINTVAPADVARKVLSVIQDNLG
- the dapA gene encoding 4-hydroxy-tetrahydrodipicolinate synthase, with product MIAGSMVALVTPMDAQGRLDWDSLSKLVDFHLQNGTHAIVAVGTTGESATLDVSEHIEVIRRIVKQVNGRIPVIAGTGANSTREAIELTTNAKTAGADACLLVTPYYNKPTQEGLYQHFKTIAEAVDIPQILYNVPGRTACDMQAETVIRLSTVKNIIGIKEATGDLKRAKAIIDGVSSDFLVLSGDDATAVELILLGGKGNISVTANVAPREMADLCIAALNGEADKARAIHEKLMPLNKTLFIESNPIPVKWALHEMGLMPEGIRLPLTWLSAECHEPLRQAMRQSGVLV
- a CDS encoding MBL fold metallo-hydrolase; its protein translation is MRFAVLGSGSQGNGTLIASADTYVLVDCGFSLRETEKRLLRLGVNPAQLSAILVTHEHADHVHGVGLLSRRYNLPVYLSRGTLRGMRKPIEPAGFLADGEQLQVGDLSIGVIAVAHDAQEPTQYVFSDGQRRFGLLTDLGSYCNKVLDGYRDLDALMIEANHCRDMLARGHYPYFLKQRVGGELGHLNNHQAAFLVAELGWKDLQHLVLAHLSSKNNLPQLARQCFVDTLGCDPDWLQLADQDSGLDWRHIA